The Methanomethylovorans hollandica DSM 15978 genome includes a region encoding these proteins:
- a CDS encoding exosome complex RNA-binding protein Csl4: MIKGSGEGSESAQSSEEIEQKMTKGTKVEAAKVAKVPKRSITKPPKKVIEEENMDEGELVFVMPGDIIGTTEEFIPGIGTFLNVADIHAASTGIVKIDRKARMISVVPSTKYPPSVNVGDIVVGSITSLRESVVLVEIAAIKDEGEREFQKVGIAAIHVSNVKDSYCKRLDEEFSVGDIIKAKVLNTENMRLSTAEQELGVMKAQCFNCRTVMVKDNNKLLCPECGRTEKRKLSQDYGTGIV; the protein is encoded by the coding sequence ATGATCAAAGGCTCTGGCGAGGGATCAGAAAGTGCACAGTCTTCTGAAGAAATAGAGCAGAAGATGACAAAGGGAACGAAAGTGGAGGCAGCTAAAGTGGCCAAAGTGCCTAAGAGAAGCATTACTAAGCCTCCAAAGAAAGTTATAGAGGAGGAGAACATGGATGAAGGGGAACTTGTCTTTGTGATGCCTGGAGACATCATTGGTACTACCGAAGAATTTATTCCCGGGATCGGAACTTTCCTAAATGTTGCTGATATCCATGCTGCTTCTACAGGTATTGTGAAAATAGACCGGAAAGCACGTATGATATCCGTTGTGCCCAGCACCAAGTATCCTCCATCTGTTAACGTAGGAGATATCGTAGTTGGCAGTATAACCAGCCTCAGAGAGAGCGTTGTACTTGTTGAAATTGCCGCTATAAAGGATGAAGGCGAACGTGAGTTCCAGAAAGTTGGCATTGCTGCCATACACGTGTCAAATGTAAAAGATTCCTACTGTAAAAGACTCGATGAGGAATTCTCTGTAGGAGATATAATCAAAGCAAAGGTTTTGAATACTGAGAATATGAGGCTTAGTACTGCAGAGCAGGAACTTGGTGTAATGAAAGCTCAGTGTTTCAACTGCCGCACCGTTATGGTCAAAGATAATAACAAACTGTTGTGCCCTGAATGCGGAAGAACAGAAAAACGTAAGCTCTCCCAAGATTATGGAACTGGCATTGTATAA
- a CDS encoding DNA-directed RNA polymerase subunit L has translation MELKIIDKTEDEMHLEIKGETHTLLNMLKSVLLEDIRIHTASYDMKHVSISEPILYIKTDGTDPIIVIKEAAETLVAQCEEFISVFGKAVDV, from the coding sequence ATGGAACTAAAGATCATAGACAAGACAGAAGATGAAATGCACCTTGAGATAAAAGGTGAGACACATACTCTTCTTAATATGCTTAAATCTGTGCTACTTGAAGATATAAGGATACACACTGCTTCCTACGATATGAAGCACGTATCCATAAGCGAACCGATCCTGTACATAAAAACAGACGGTACAGATCCTATAATAGTAATAAAAGAAGCTGCTGAAACTCTTGTTGCACAGTGTGAAGAGTTCATCAGCGTATTTGGAAAAGCTGTGGACGTATAA